The following are from one region of the Capsicum annuum cultivar UCD-10X-F1 chromosome 1, UCD10Xv1.1, whole genome shotgun sequence genome:
- the LOC107854912 gene encoding probable glycerol-3-phosphate dehydrogenase [NAD(+)] 1, cytosolic, with amino-acid sequence MVGSTEGVTSNKYPNGLIQSTNGSVEEKVDELRRIFGKVDGDPLRIVGVGAGAWGSVFVAMLQDAYGNLREKVQIRIWRRAGRDVDKATAEHLFEVINSREDVLRRLIRRCAYLKYVEARLGDRTLHADEILKDGFCSNMIDTPLCPLKVVTNLQEAVWDADIVINGLPSTETREVFQEISRYWKERITVPVIISLAKGIEAELGPEPRIVTPTQMINRATGVSIENILYLGGPNIASEIYNREYANARICGAEKWRKALARFLRQPHFIVWDNGDLVTHEVMGGLKNVYAIGAGMVAALTNESATSKSVYFAHCTSEMIFITHLLAEGPEKLAGPLLADTYVTLLKGRNAWYGQKLAKGEINLDMGDSIKGKGMIQGVSAVKAFYELLSQSSLNVYRPDENKHVAPVELCPLLKTLYKILIMREVSSEAILQALRDETMNDPRDRIEIAQGHAIYRPSLLGQ; translated from the exons ATGGTTGGATCTACGGAAGGAGTAACGAGTAATAAGTACCCGAATGGGTTGATTCAAAGTACTAATGGTTCTGTAGAGGAGAAGGTCGATGAGCTACGTCGAATTTTTGGTAAAGTGGATGGTGATCCATTGAGAATTGTGGGTGTTGGAGCAGGAGCATGGGGCAGTGTATTTGTAGCAATGTTGCAGGATGCATATGGGAATTTACGAGAGAAGGTGCAGATTAGAATATGGAGGAGAGCTGGAAGAGATGTTGATAAAGCAACTGCTGAGCATTTATTTGAGGTGATCAATTCAAGGGAAGATGTGTTAAGGAGGCTGATTAGACGATGTGCATACTTGAAGTATGTTGAGGCAAGATTAGGTGATAGGACACTACATGCCGatgagattttgaaagatggCTTTTGTTCGAATATGATTGACACGCCACTTTGCCCTTTAAAGGTCGTTACCAATTTGCAGGAGGCTGTGTGGGATGCTGATATTGTCATTAATGGTTTGCCATCAACAGAAACTAGGGAAGTATTTCAAGAAATTAGTCGGTATTGGAAGGAACGTATTACTGTTCCGGTCATTATATCCTTGGCAAAGGGAATAGAGGCCGAGCTCGGGCCTGAACCCCGCATTGTTACCCCAACACAAATGATTAACAGAGCAA CTGGAGTTTCAATTGAAAACATCTTGTATCTTGGTGGACCTAATATTGCATCAGAGATTTACAATAGAGAATATGCCAATGCTCGGATATGTGGAGCTGAGAAATGGCGGAAAGCTCTAGCGAGATTTTTGAGGCAGCCACATTTTATTGTATGGGACAATGGTGACCTGGTAACTCATGAGGTCATGGGTGGTTTAAAGAATGTATACGCAATTGGAGCTG GTATGGTAGCAGCTCTTACTAATGAAAGTGCCACGAGCAAGTCAGTATACTTCGCACACTGTACATCTGAGATGATATTCATTACACATCTCTTGGCGGAAGGACCTGAGAAGCTTGCTGGGCCACTTCTGGCTGATACATATGTGACCCTGTTGAAAGGTCGTAATGCTTGGTATGGCCAAAAGTTGGCCAAAGGGGAAATAAACCTTGATATGGGTGACAGCATCAAAGGAAAGGGGATGATACAG GGAGTTTCAGCAGTAAAAGCCTTTTATGAGCTACTAAGTCAGTCCAGTTTAAACGTTTATCGTCCTGATGAAAACAAACATGTAGCTCCTGTTGAACTTTGTCCTTTATTGAAGACATTGtacaaaatactgataatgag GGAGGTTTCATCAGAGGCTATTCTTCAGGCATTGAGAGATGAAACTATGAATGATCCACGTGACCGTATTGAGATTGCACAAGGCCATGCCATCTACAGACCTTCGTTACTGGGGCAGTAG